A segment of the Candidatus Jettenia caeni genome:
AGATGCTTCTCTTATTTTCAAATACCTTTATTCAATTACCTTTGGCACTTTAAAAAAAGCATCAATTTTGGCAGGGGCATTGATGAAGGCATCTTCTCTTGAAATTGATGATTCGGGTTTGTCCTCTCTAAACACGTTGGATACATTCATAGTATGTGCCAATGGTTTAATATTTTCTGTATCTAAAGTGTTTAATTTTTCAATATAAGATAAAATATTGCTCAATTGATGAATGAAAACCTCTTTTTCAGCTTCTGTAAGCTCTATCCGAGAAAGGTTAGCAATATATTCAATTTCTTTTTTATCCATTACTATAAATATATAGATAATAATTATTTATTTTCTTTTTACAGAGCCTTCGTAACCTTTCCAGCACCAATACATCGGGTACATACCTTAACCTTCTTTACGGAACCTTCAATATTCGCCTTTATTCTCTGTAAATTTGCCTTAAATTTTCGCCTTGTCTTACCAGTGATTTTTTTTCCTACACCGCCTTTCCACTTAGCCAAACCTCTCCGTTCGATCTGATTCCCCACTTCGGTTCTTTTACCACATATTTCACATACCCGAGCCATACACTATACTCCTATCTTTATAATATTTTATCTTTTAGCAGAATCCTCTATTTTGTTACAATCTTCACACAAGCCTTGTATCTGTAAGCGATGAGATTCTGGTTTAAATTTTTTACTTTTACAAACTTCATCCTGTAGTTTTTCTATCCTGTGTTCTATAAATTCAATAATTTTTCCACATTTATTACATACTAAATGATCATGATGTTCATGCCCATATACATGTTCATAATGCGCATGCCTCTCACCAAAAATCACTTCTCTCAACAATCCGCTTTTCACAAGGAGTGAAAGAGTACGATAAATGGTAGCCTTTGATATTTTTAGATTATTATTCCTAAGATCAACCAATAATTCATCTGCTTCAAAATGCTTATGGTTTGCAAATATACGATCGAGTATTGCCTGTCTTTCCGGAGTAAATTTTAATTTTTTCGATAAGAGATATTCTTTAAATTTCTCTTCTTCAGATAACATAGAGAACAAAAATATTAATTATAGCGTAATAACTAAGGCTTATACGGTGTAAAAAAGCAAAGCCCATCCAGGTGATGAGGTTAAGGGGATGGGCTTTGAGTGAGTAATTCCGGCAGTGACCTACTCTCCCGGCTTTCGCCAGTACCATTGGCGTAAGAGGCTTAACTACCGTGTTCGGAATGGGAACGGGTGTTTCACTCTTACTATGCCCACCGGAACATAAAGGACATATGATGAACAGATGAATATCTTAACGGTAACAACAGATACTTTTGGATAAGGCAATCAAAAAGAGTCAAGCTTTTTGACGAATTAGTACCAGTCAGCTGAGCACATTACTATGCTTACACCTCTGGCCTATCGACCTCGTAGTCTTCGAGGTGTCTCTCTTCTTTACAGAAAATGATATCTCGTCTTGGAGTAGGCTTCATGCTTATATGCCTTCAGCATTTATCCTTTCCGTACGTAGCTACCCAGCTATGCCGTTAGCACGACAACTGGTACACCAGAGGTACGTCCATCCCGGTCCTCTCGTACTAAGGACAGATCTCCTCAAATATCACACACCCACGACAGATAGGGACCGACCTGTCTCACGACGGTCTAAACCCAGCTCGCGTACCGCTTTAATCTGTGAACTCCAGAACCCTTGGGACCTTCTCCAGCCCCAGGATGCGATGAGCCGACATCGAGGTGCCAAACCGCCCCGCCGCTATGGACGCTCGGGGGCGATCAGCCTGTTATCCCCGGAGTACCTTTTATCTGTTGAGCGATGGCGTTTCCACACACAACCACCGGATCACTAGGCCCTGCTTTCACATCTGCTCGACTTATAAGTCTCACAGTCAAGCTTCCTTCTGCCCTTACACTCTTCGTGCGGTTGCCAAGCGCACTGAGGAAGCCTTTGGACTCCTCCGTTACTCTTTGGGAGGAGACCGCCCCAGTCAAACTGCCCACCTATAACTGTCCCAAATCCGGATTCACGGACTTTGGTTAGAATTTTAACATAGTAAGAGTGGTATTTCAACGTCGACTCCATCCTGGCCAGGGCCAGGACTTCTCAGTCTCCCACCTATCCTACGCATACTGTGCCAAAACCCAATAATAGGCTACAGTAAAGGTTCACGGGGTCTTTCCGTCTTGCCGCGGGTACGTGGCATCTTCACCACGACTACAATTTCGCCGAGTCCCTCGTTGAGACAGTACCTAAGTCGTTACGCGATTCATGCACGTCAGTAATTATCTGACAAGGAACTTCGCTACCTTAGGACTCTCATAGTTAGAGCCGCCATTCACCAGCGCTTCGGTTCTGAGCTTCGCATCCTTTCGGACACTAACCCATTCCCTTAACGTTCTGGCATCGAGCACGCGTCAGTCTCTATACGTTGATTTTAGATCTTAGCAGAGACTTGTGTTTTTAGTAAACAGTCGCCCAGGCCTTTTCACTGCGACCCTGATAGTATCAGGGTACTCCTTTTCCCGAAGTTACGGAGTGATTTTGCCGAGTTCCTTAACGAGGGTTCTCTCGAGCGCCTTGGGATCCTCTCCCCGCCTACCTGTGTCAGTTTTAGTACGAGCACCACACGAACTTGCAAACGAGGCTTTTCTTGGAAGGTGCTCCGGTTACTTATCGGCTTACGCCTACGTACTCACCTTTGATGCCATATGTCCCGGATTTTCCTGAGACAACACCTCCGGCTTGAACAAACCGTGTCTAATAGGTTTGCTAACCTTCACACCTCCGTCCCCCCATGCTCAAATGCTCGTATGGTGGCGCAGGACTATTAACCTGCTATCCATCGTCTACGCCTTTCAGCCTCGACTTAGGTCCCGGCTAACCCTGGGCGGATTTACCTTCCCCAGGAAACCTTAGGCTTGCGGCGAATAAGATTCTCACTTATATTATCGCTACTTATACCGGCATTATCACTTCTACATCGTCCAAGAGTCTTTTCAGTCTCTCTTCAACCTACCGTAGAACGCTCCCCTACCACTTGTAAGATTACGCATAATCTCACAAATCCGAAGCTTCGGTAATAGACTTGAGTCCCGTAATATTTTCGGCGCAAGAATGCTCGATTAGTAAGCTATTACGCACTTTTTAAATGATTGCTGCTTCTAAGCCAACATCCTAACTGTCTTCGCACTCTCACTTCCTTTATCACTTAGTCTATTTTAGGGACCTTAGCTGTCGGTCTGGGTTGTTTCCCTTTTGACCATGAAGTTTATCCCCCACAGTCTGACTCTTATGATACATAGAACGGTATTCGGAGTTTGACAGGATTTGGTAGTCTGGTGGACCCCAAAATCCAATCAGTATCTCTACCCCCGTTCCACAGTTCCATAAGGCTAGCCCTAAAGCTATTTCGAGGAGAACCAGCTATCACCAAGTTTGATTAGACTTTTACTCCTCCCCTCAGTTCATCGCCTCGCTTTTCAACGCAAGTGCGTTCGGACCTCCACGAACTTTTACATCCGCTTCATCCTGACCAAGGGTAGATCACCTGGTTTCGGGTCTACTATGCACTACCATATATCGCGCATTTCACACTCGCTTTCGCTACGGCTCCGTCCTTCACAGACTTAACCAAGCAATGCACAGTAAGTCGCCGGTTCATTATGCAAAAGGCACGCGGTCACACTGTATCTTGCGATACATAGTGCTCCCACCGCTCGTAAGTACACGATTTCAGGTTCTATTTCATCCCCCTAACAGGGGTGCTTTTCATCTTTCGCTCGCGCTACTTGTGCGCTATCGGTCGCTAAGAAGTATTTAGCCTTAGAGGATGGACCCCCCTAATTCACACCCGCTTCCACGAGACGGATGTTACTTGGGAAATTGCAAAGAAAGCGAAATTCTTTTCGCCTACAGGACTATCACCTTCTATGGTTAGGCTTTCCTGCACTATTCAGCTAAAAATTTCGTTAGTAACTTTCCCGGCAAGCCTTGTCTTGCCGAATGCAATCCCCACGACCCCGGCTGTGCAACACACAAGGGCTTGACACACAACCGGTTTGGGCTTCTTCCCTTTCGCTCGCCGCTACTGAGGAAATCGAATTTCTTTCTTCTCCTGGAGTTACTGAGATGTTTCACTTCTCTCCGTTCACCTCGATACCCTATGTATTCAGATACCGATACTATGGCATAAACCCATAGTAGGTTTCCCCATTCGGAAATCTCCGGATCAATGCTTGTTTGGCAGCTCCCCGAAGCTTATCGCAGTCTTCCACGTCCTTCATCGTCTCTTAGCGCCTAGACATCCACCATGTACCCTTCTCTAGCTTGACAACTTTTGTAATCATCTTATCCAAAGAGGATCTAATTGCTACCCGTTAAGTATTCACTTTTCAAAGAACAAAATTTAGTATTTTACGTATTCTTTAATTACCTTAAATCCTTATGCCGATTTAAAGTGGTGGAGATGAGCGGGATCGAACCGCCAACCTCTGCCTTGCAAGGGCAGCGCTCTCCCAATTGAGCTACATCCCCCGCTTCCAAAACTCCATACATCATAATCGGAAGTGGTGGGCCTAAGTGGATTCGAACCACTGACCTTTCCCTTATCAGGGGAATGCTCTAAACCAACTGAGCTATAGGCCCAAAATGGTATCAATATCTTTGGGCCTGCACCTTCCCTTACTCCTATCACTGCTTGCCTTAGCTCTGATAATGAAAACGTATTTTTATAAAATAACATAAGAAGCCTTCCGCGTGCGAGCTGAATTGAATCAGTTCTTTTTACTCCTTAGAAAGGAGGTGATCCAGCCGCAGGTTCTCCTACGACTACCTTGTTACGACTTAGTCCTCCTCACAAAACACACCTTAGACACTTCCGTCCCTTGCGGGTTAGGCCAGTGGCTTCGGGTGCATCTTGCTTGGGTGGCTTGACGGGCGGTGTGTACAAGGCTCGGGAACATATTCACCGCGGCATAGCTGATCCGCGATTACTAGCGATTCCTACTTCATGGAGGCGGGTTTCAGCCTCCAATCTGAACTGGGATCGGCTTTATTTGGGTTTCGCTCCGTCTTGCGACTTGGCATCCCTTTGTACCGACCATTGTAGCACGTGTGCAGCCCGGGACATAAGGGCCATGATGACTTGACGTCATCCCCACCTTCCTCCGTCTTGACGACAGCAGTCTCTTTAGAGTGCCCAGCTTGACCTGTTGGCAACTAAAGACAAGGGTTTCGCTCGTTAGGGGACTTAACCCAACGTCTCACGACACGAGCTGACGACAGCCATGCAACACCTGTGATAGCTACGGACTGGATACCGTTCGTTACCCTTTCGGGCTCCTACTTCTACCATGTCAAGCCCCGGTAAGGTTCTTCGTGTTGCATCGAATTAAGCCACATGCTCCACCGCTTGTGCGAGCCCCCGTCAATTCTTTTGAGTTTTAGCCTTGCGGCCGTACTCCCCAGGCGGGGCACTTAACGCGTTAGCTCAGGCAGAGAGATAATCAAAACCCCTCTACCGAGTGCCCATCGTTTACGGCTAGGACTACCGGGGTATCTAATCCCGTTTGCTCCCCTAGCTTTCGCACCTCAGCGTCAGTTACGGGCCAGAGAGTCGCTTTCGCCGCCGATGTTCCTTCTGATATCTACGCATTTCACCGCTCCACCAGAAGTTCCACTCTCCCCTCCCGCACTCCAGCCCTATAGTATCAACTGCCGTTCTTCCGTTGAGCAGAAGGATTTCACAGCTGACTTGTAGGGCCGCCTACGTGCTCTTTACGCCCAATAATTCCGAACAACGCTTGCCACCTCTGTATTACCGCGGCTGCTGGCACAGAGTTAGCCGTGGCTTCCTCCGGAGCTAACGTCAAGTAAGAGGGCTATTCACCCCCTTACACTTCTTAACTCCCGACAGTGGTTTACAACCCGAAGGCCTTCTTCCCACACGCGGCGTCGCTTCGTCACCCTTCCGGGCATTGCGAAAGATTCTCGACTGCAGCCTCCCGTAGGAGTCTGGGCAGTGTCTCAGTCCCAATGTGGCCGACCACCCTCTCAGGCCGGCTACCCGTCTTCGCCTTGGTAGGCCTTTACCCTGCCAACTAGCTGATAGGACATTGACCCCTCTCTGAGCATATGGAACCTTTCAGCCCCAAACCTTTGACTCCCGATACCGAAGCACCATGAGTTTTATCGGGTATTAGCAACCCTTTCGGGAGTCCCTTGCGGAACGTTGTTATCCCCGTCTCAAAGGTAGGTTATCAATGCATTACTCACCCTTACGCCACTCGGTTTGTGCCCCTTTCGGAACACTCCCTCGTTCGACTTGCATGCCTAATCCACGCCGCCAGCGTTCGTTCTGAGCCAAGATCATACCCTTCATAATCTATTATTACATAGAATATAAAGCGCTAAGCTCTCGCCTAGCTCTCTCTTAGCTTACTCCTCGACTCAATTCAACTCACTTCTCGCACGCTTATGACTTCTTATGTTGCCAAAGAACTAGTTTTTTAACTTAAATTGCAGATCTTTAATTATATATTAAATTCACAACAAATCAAGAAAAAAAATATTCTTTATAAAATTTATTGCGATTTTTAACTTCTAACGTCCGCAATTATATCACAAAAATTCAAAAGTCCAACCACAAACAAAAAAACTTAAGAATTTTTTGTGATACTTAAATTTACAAAAAAAAAACAAGAAAAAAATTGTTTTTCTCTTAAGTTCGAGGTTTAATTATACTTTAAAAATTGCTAAATGCAAGTATGAAAATATAAAAAAATTGGTTCTTTTTAAACTTAATTACCATAATAGTTTATAGAATGACTTTTGCGGAAATAGAACAAAATAGGGTTCCAAACCGCTCAAATTCTTTCCATCTACCTTTTCTTGTTTTACCGCTAATATATTATTATTTTTTATACAACTCAATACTATGTTAAGTAATATTAGGAATCGAAATGAACAAAACAAATATTATAAATAACCTTCCATTAAAAATCTCAAGTGATTAATGATTGAAAGATACTATGTAGTTTTGCTATTATATCCACTTCATAAGCTATAATAATGACTGACTATATTGGACATTCTATACAACATAACTTTATAGTGATGATGTGTCAAGGAGTTGGATTTTATAAAGGAGCAAAACCAGCATTTTTATGTATAAATTTTATCAGATACTATTTACCATATATTCATGGGCTTTGTTTGTCTCGTTTTGGATACTTTCTACCTTAACGGCCGTAATTTTAAGTATTGATACAAAAAAAAAGGAGCATGTATTTAACACAATAGAAAGATTTTTTAGCCGTATTGCATTTAAACTTATGGGAGTAAAGGTTGAAATTCTAGGTATAGATAATATTCCTAAAAATGAGCATGTTATCTTTATATCAAATCATCAAAGTATGATGGATATTAAACTTTCTCTTGCTTATATACCTATAAATTTTAGCTTTATCTCAAAAGATACGGTTTTTCATATTCCCATATTAGGGGCTTATATGAGAGCATCGGGACACCTTCCTATTCAAAGAAATGATGATAGAAAGGCTTATGCTACTCTTTTAACGGCTGTTAAGAAATTAACAGAAAAAAAATCACTTGTGGTATTTCCAGAGGGAACAAGAAGTGAAGATGGTCAATTAGGCACGTTTAAAAGGGGTATTTCATTCATTATTTTAAAATCGGGAAAACGGGTAATACCTATGGCTATTTCTGGTAGTAACCAGCTTATGCCAAAGCATGGGTGGCTATCCCATCCGGAAAAGAGACACATTCGAATATCCTTTGGAAATCCCTTGTCTTTTGGTAATTCAAGAACAGATCGAGAGTATACTATTGAGATAACAAATATATTACATAAAGAAGTATCGACGTTATTGCATCAGTAAAAGTGATCTTACAATCTATCGATTCATTGTTGTATACTACCTAATAGATATTCGACTTTCCGGCATTATTGACAATCTATAATAAGGTTGTACAATAGATAACGTATGGAGCTTGGCTTCTGCGAGAGTTATAAAACCATAAGCCTGTTTGTTTAAATAGAGAAAACTAAATACATGAAAATTTTATTATGTTCTATGCCAGATACAGTACCCCAATTCTCTGCCAAGACGTGGAGAGCACCTAATCTCGCTATCTCT
Coding sequences within it:
- a CDS encoding aspartyl/glutamyl-tRNA amidotransferase subunit C codes for the protein MDKKEIEYIANLSRIELTEAEKEVFIHQLSNILSYIEKLNTLDTENIKPLAHTMNVSNVFREDKPESSISREDAFINAPAKIDAFFKVPKVIE
- a CDS encoding 50S ribosomal protein L28 gives rise to the protein MARVCEICGKRTEVGNQIERRGLAKWKGGVGKKITGKTRRKFKANLQRIKANIEGSVKKVKVCTRCIGAGKVTKAL
- a CDS encoding transcriptional regulator — encoded protein: MLSEEEKFKEYLLSKKLKFTPERQAILDRIFANHKHFEADELLVDLRNNNLKISKATIYRTLSLLVKSGLLREVIFGERHAHYEHVYGHEHHDHLVCNKCGKIIEFIEHRIEKLQDEVCKSKKFKPESHRLQIQGLCEDCNKIEDSAKR
- a CDS encoding 1-acyl-sn-glycerol-3-phosphate acyltransferase; translation: MYKFYQILFTIYSWALFVSFWILSTLTAVILSIDTKKKEHVFNTIERFFSRIAFKLMGVKVEILGIDNIPKNEHVIFISNHQSMMDIKLSLAYIPINFSFISKDTVFHIPILGAYMRASGHLPIQRNDDRKAYATLLTAVKKLTEKKSLVVFPEGTRSEDGQLGTFKRGISFIILKSGKRVIPMAISGSNQLMPKHGWLSHPEKRHIRISFGNPLSFGNSRTDREYTIEITNILHKEVSTLLHQ